One Granulicella sp. 5B5 DNA window includes the following coding sequences:
- a CDS encoding ATP-dependent DNA ligase, translated as MALFAQLATLAETLAAEPGRLKKRAAIAEAVRATQAASGSDDAGLLCLYLAGQPFAEADPRKLSAGGALLSRAVKAVSSATDTELTAAYRRHGDMGAAASDVWPDGIAETLTLAEVEEAFAAMAIARTTASRAALVEGLLRRATALEAKYLLKLMLGDMRIGVKQSLIEEAIAVAAEAELTAIRHAVMLEADLARVVRMAFASTLAQAHMRLFHPLGFMLASPVEIPEEAVERFTGKPLPDAEASDAPRIHAFLEDKFDGMRAQLHCGDPTQPGRVALYSRTREEITESFPELVEALQQALRGRKQPLILDGEILAWDFAAEKALPFARLGQRIGRKRIDSAMRRQVPVVFMAFDILFQGEDLLLALPLHERRARLEQVIAQLGPKAVAPLDADHDTAQGSLFVSANPAAPLQRLRLSPTQRVESAEQIDRAYAEARARANEGVMLKAAKSAYQPGRRGLAWVKLKRELATLDVVITGAEYGHGRRAGLLSDYTFAVRGISATGEPELLNVGKAYSGVTDAEIAELTAWLKAHTLVDRGHFRTVEPLRVLEVAFNNIMRSDRHSSGFALRFPRILRIRDDKPVEEIDTLERVEAIYESQPDKDSTELESASRSEEPSINPDDPSPKLRKSKA; from the coding sequence ATGGCACTGTTCGCACAGCTCGCGACCCTGGCGGAGACGCTCGCGGCCGAACCCGGCCGCCTGAAGAAGCGCGCGGCCATCGCCGAAGCTGTGCGCGCGACGCAGGCCGCCAGCGGCAGCGACGACGCTGGCCTGCTCTGCCTCTACCTCGCCGGGCAGCCTTTTGCGGAGGCCGATCCACGCAAGCTCAGTGCTGGCGGAGCTCTGTTATCGCGCGCGGTCAAGGCTGTCTCCAGCGCAACAGACACAGAACTCACCGCCGCCTATCGCCGCCACGGCGACATGGGCGCTGCCGCCTCTGATGTCTGGCCCGACGGCATCGCCGAAACGCTTACCTTGGCCGAAGTCGAAGAGGCCTTCGCGGCTATGGCCATCGCGCGCACGACTGCCTCGCGCGCCGCTCTCGTCGAAGGCCTGCTCCGCCGCGCCACCGCGCTGGAGGCCAAGTACCTGCTCAAGCTCATGCTCGGCGACATGCGCATCGGTGTAAAGCAGAGCCTCATTGAAGAGGCCATCGCTGTCGCCGCGGAGGCGGAGCTCACCGCCATCCGCCACGCCGTGATGCTTGAGGCTGACCTCGCCCGCGTCGTCCGTATGGCCTTCGCCAGCACGCTCGCGCAGGCCCACATGCGCCTCTTCCACCCGCTCGGCTTCATGCTCGCCTCACCGGTGGAAATACCCGAGGAGGCCGTCGAGCGCTTCACCGGCAAGCCGCTACCAGACGCTGAAGCCAGCGATGCGCCGCGCATCCATGCTTTCCTCGAAGACAAGTTCGACGGCATGCGTGCGCAGCTGCACTGCGGCGACCCCACGCAGCCGGGCCGCGTCGCGCTCTACTCCCGCACTCGCGAGGAGATCACAGAAAGCTTCCCGGAGCTGGTCGAAGCCCTGCAGCAAGCTCTGCGCGGGCGAAAACAGCCACTGATACTCGACGGCGAGATCCTCGCATGGGACTTCGCCGCCGAGAAGGCGTTGCCCTTTGCGCGGCTCGGCCAGCGCATCGGCCGCAAGCGCATAGACAGCGCTATGCGCCGCCAGGTCCCCGTCGTCTTCATGGCCTTCGACATACTCTTTCAAGGCGAAGATCTGCTGCTCGCCCTCCCGCTGCACGAGCGGCGCGCGCGCCTCGAACAGGTCATCGCGCAGCTAGGTCCCAAGGCCGTCGCACCGCTCGACGCCGACCACGACACCGCACAGGGCAGCCTCTTTGTATCTGCAAACCCCGCCGCGCCGCTGCAGCGCCTGCGCCTCTCGCCCACGCAGCGCGTCGAGAGTGCCGAGCAGATCGACCGCGCCTACGCCGAAGCCCGCGCCCGCGCCAACGAAGGCGTCATGCTCAAGGCCGCCAAGTCCGCCTACCAGCCCGGCCGCCGCGGCCTCGCCTGGGTCAAGCTCAAGCGCGAGCTCGCCACGCTCGACGTCGTCATCACCGGCGCCGAGTACGGCCACGGCCGCCGCGCCGGCCTGCTCTCGGACTACACCTTCGCCGTGCGCGGCATCTCTGCCACTGGCGAGCCTGAGCTGCTTAACGTCGGCAAGGCCTACTCCGGCGTCACCGACGCCGAGATCGCCGAGCTTACCGCCTGGCTCAAGGCGCACACGCTGGTCGACCGCGGCCACTTCCGCACCGTCGAACCCCTCCGCGTGCTCGAGGTAGCCTTCAACAACATCATGCGGTCTGACCGCCACTCCAGCGGCTTTGCCCTGCGTTTTCCGCGCATCCTCCGCATCCGGGACGACAAGCCGGTCGAAGAGATTGACACCCTCGAACGGGTCGAAGCCATCTACGAGTCGCAGCCTGACAAAGATAGTACAGAGCTTGAGTCCGCCTCCCGTTCTGAAGAACCTTCCATAAACCCCGACGATCCATCCCCTAAACTACGAAAATCAAAGGCTTAA
- a CDS encoding carboxypeptidase-like regulatory domain-containing protein yields MQCTRTTVDQHRLRSFSNSSAIQLSLLLAFAACASAQTLVSSSALPDDPGYALQQMAASPQDSSGLIEGTVTDAQGDLVPGAIVTLEQKGHTHLRAETSDSAGHFLFAGVTGGTYTVLVSAHNLKTYLSQPIVELPGQHNDLPPIALAVAASTSVNVSANSEQVAEQELDLETKQRVIGIIPNFFTSFVYDAAPLDTRQKFKLTMRSLIDPTAFLSVAITAGAEQYEDTFPSWGNSDAASYGKRYAAGYGDELLTRGFSYAIYPSIFHQDPRYFYLGPTSSTRKRVLHAIESGIITRGDNGKNEFNYSYLLGAASGGALSSLYHPASDGPGKLAGLNVGVGIGGKAIQGLIREFIWPRFTTHVPAYATGKTAPTAPAKP; encoded by the coding sequence ATGCAATGCACGCGCACAACTGTTGATCAGCATCGCCTCCGCTCTTTTTCGAACTCTTCTGCGATTCAGCTCTCGTTGCTGCTTGCGTTCGCAGCGTGCGCATCGGCGCAGACGCTCGTCTCCAGCTCTGCTCTGCCTGACGATCCTGGCTACGCGCTGCAGCAGATGGCCGCGTCCCCACAGGACAGCTCCGGCCTGATTGAAGGCACGGTTACAGACGCCCAGGGAGACCTGGTTCCCGGCGCGATCGTGACGCTGGAGCAGAAGGGTCACACCCATCTGCGTGCGGAGACGAGCGACTCGGCCGGACATTTTCTGTTCGCGGGCGTCACGGGTGGCACGTATACCGTGCTGGTCTCCGCACACAATTTAAAGACCTATCTTTCGCAGCCGATTGTGGAGCTGCCGGGCCAGCACAACGACCTGCCGCCGATTGCTCTGGCAGTGGCCGCTTCGACCAGCGTGAATGTCTCGGCGAATTCCGAGCAGGTGGCCGAGCAGGAGCTGGACCTGGAGACCAAGCAACGCGTGATCGGCATCATCCCGAACTTCTTCACCAGCTTTGTGTATGACGCCGCGCCGCTGGACACTCGGCAGAAGTTCAAGCTGACCATGCGCAGCCTGATCGACCCGACCGCGTTCCTCTCCGTGGCGATTACCGCAGGCGCGGAGCAGTATGAGGACACCTTCCCGAGCTGGGGCAACAGCGATGCAGCCAGCTACGGCAAGCGCTACGCCGCAGGGTACGGCGACGAGTTGCTGACACGCGGCTTCAGTTACGCGATCTACCCTTCGATCTTCCACCAGGACCCGCGCTACTTCTACCTTGGGCCGACGAGCTCGACGCGCAAGCGCGTGCTGCACGCAATCGAGTCGGGGATTATTACGCGAGGCGACAACGGGAAGAACGAGTTCAACTACTCCTACCTGCTGGGCGCCGCGTCGGGTGGCGCGCTCTCCAGCTTGTACCACCCGGCGTCGGACGGGCCGGGCAAGCTGGCTGGGCTGAATGTGGGTGTCGGCATCGGCGGCAAGGCCATCCAGGGGCTCATTCGCGAGTTCATC